In one Plutella xylostella chromosome 20, ilPluXylo3.1, whole genome shotgun sequence genomic region, the following are encoded:
- the LOC105384140 gene encoding uncharacterized protein LOC105384140 — protein MKVWADRKYLAKKAAAAVRVQHSGTGGGPSTAPQLAQWELKVLEIMGEGFGGPISTARVPAFPTSELNTPAIVNSVNSASSSSSQDHRPPTASIISELYTAPALNSATAGSSDLHPPTAIIISEV, from the exons ATGAAG GTGTGGGCCGATAGAAAATACTTGGCTAAAAAGGCCGCTGCGGCAGTGAGAGTGCAGCATTCAGGCACAGGAGGTGGCCCGTCTACTGCTCCTCAACTGGCGCAATGGGAGCTGAAAGTGCTGGAGATAATGGGGGAAGGATTTGGTGGCCCCATATCTACCGCGAGGGTCCCAGCTTTCCCAACATCTGAG CTGAACACTCCGGCAATAGTTAACTCAGTTAACTCGGCTTCTAGTAGCTCATCTCAGGACCACCGCCCGCCCACAGCCAGCATAATTTCAGAG CTGTACACTGCACCAGCTTTAAATTCGGCCACTGCCGGCTCCTCGGACCTCCACCCACCCACTGCCATTATCATTTCAGAGGTATGA